CCTTTTTCGCTGGTATGCTTCTTGCAGAATCCCACTACAAATACCAAATAGAAGCCGATCTTTCTCCCTTCCGGGATCTGTTGCTGGGAATCTTTTTCTTTTCTGTCGGAAACCGGATCGATCTTTCTATCATAGCCAATCATTTTGTCCTCATTGCGCTTTTACTGTTTGGAATTATGCTACTGAAAGCTCTCATTGCCTATGGGATTTTAATACTCTGGGAACAAAAACGAACCGCTTTTAAAACAGCTCTAACTATATCACAAGTAGGGGAATTTGCTCTGGCTCTTTTTGTGATGGCCTATGGAAACAGATTTATCGATGAAACGACTTTGCAAATTGTTGTCAGCGTTGTGGTTCTTTCCATGATTGCAACACCTTTTATCCTCAAAAATCTCAAACGTATGGCTGATACGCTTTTTAAAGAGCCTGAGAGAGAGCTCATTATCGAAGGAGGACATTTTCAAAACCATATCATCGTCTGCGGATATGGACCTCTTGGCAAAGAGATAGCCAAAGCGTTAAAAGAGAAATCCTTTCAATATATCATTGTCGAGCACGATTTAAAACTCTATGAAGAGGGTATTCAAAACAATGAACCTATCTTTTTTGGAAACGCCGCACAGCGAAATGTGTTACAAAGTCTTGATATCAAAGAGGCTTGCGCCGTGGTAATCACATTTCACAATCTTGAAAAAATCAGACTCGTTGCCCAGGCTGTTTTGGATATGGCACCAAAGGCCCATCTTGTTGCAAGAGTACGAGATGAAAAAGAGAAACAAGTCTTGGAAGATCTCTCCATCGCAGATATTGTAGTGGGTACACAGGTCCTATCCAAAGAGATGATGGATAGACTCTTTTACTGTCACATCTAAAAAAGAAGCTGTTCCTGCTCCTGATTATCTTTTACAAGATCCTCTTTTGATGGCTTGGAGATATCGGTATAATAGATCTTTTTCCCATCGACGATCATTGTTTTGACTCCCTCTGGAACTACAAATTTTCTTCGAAGCTGAG
This region of Nitratiruptor sp. YY08-10 genomic DNA includes:
- a CDS encoding cation:proton antiporter, with the protein product MQQIAIILGAIFIASVINIIIKRFDFPTIIGYIFTGVIVAEFFHLNVHNTEILEYISEFGIVLLMFTIGLEFSFRELKIMKKEVFLYGTLQVTITGLLFSLLASLLFSLPVRSAIIIGFALALSSTAIILKILNENGEIHAGYGRKALGILLFQDIAVIPLLLMIEIFTKDVPLHTLLIQTLLNMILFFLLLYILGKYFIDTFLQYAVATKTQEIFLLAVFFVILLSAAVAHYFGFSYSLGAFFAGMLLAESHYKYQIEADLSPFRDLLLGIFFFSVGNRIDLSIIANHFVLIALLLFGIMLLKALIAYGILILWEQKRTAFKTALTISQVGEFALALFVMAYGNRFIDETTLQIVVSVVVLSMIATPFILKNLKRMADTLFKEPERELIIEGGHFQNHIIVCGYGPLGKEIAKALKEKSFQYIIVEHDLKLYEEGIQNNEPIFFGNAAQRNVLQSLDIKEACAVVITFHNLEKIRLVAQAVLDMAPKAHLVARVRDEKEKQVLEDLSIADIVVGTQVLSKEMMDRLFYCHI